GAGCGAGGAAGACCTCCTGTCGGCCGATTGGGACGACCTCGACGACGGATTCGACACCGAGGACGGCCCCGACAGCTCCGAGCGATAATCAGATCAAGATCTCGTGCCATGAGCTTGCGGCCCCGCGTTTCTTCCGGCGCGGGGCCTTCCGCGCGTCTAGAATATCACTCGGTTCGCGCCATGACCTGCGCTGACTCCTCGCGCACCGCGGTTTTCAAACCTGTGAAACTAGGTGTTTAAGTCGCTCACCGTGGCTGAAGATGTCAGAAGCGACAGGTGTTTTACATGTGACAGAAGTGGCTCATGGTGCCAACTGGGGGAAAAGAGTCTAAACTTCAAGTGGAGGTTTAAGTTTCGGGCGTGTCGCATGTTATCTGCTTGACGTTGTTCTAACCTTGACGAAGAATAAAAGAACGTCAGTGTTCTTTAGGCGAGAAACCAGAGATCGCAGGAGAAAACTCATGCCAGAACGCCCAGTGCAGGAATCCCTCTTCGACATCGGACCCGATGAAGAGGTTGGCTACCGCGTGCCCATCGCGTGCCAGGTCGCGGGCATCACCTACCGCCAGCTCGACTACTGGGCGCGCACCAAGCTTGTCGAGCCGAGCATCCGCATGGCCCGCGGCTCCGGATCCCAGCGCCTGTACTCCTTCAAGGACATCCTGGTGCTGAAGATCGTCAAGCGCCTGCTGGACACCGGCATCTCGCTCCAGAACATCCGCCTGGCCGTGGACAAGCTCCGCGATCGCGGTGTGGACGACCTCGCCCAGATCACGTTGGTCTCCGATGGCACCACCGTCTACGAGTGCCGCTCCAACGAAGAGGTGATCGACCTCCTCGGCGGCGGTCAGGGCGTGTTCGGCATTGCCGTCCCGGGCATCGTCCGCGAGCTCAGCGGCACGATCTCCTCCTTCCCCTCCGAGCGTATCGACGCCTTCGGCTCCGAGCCTTCGGAAAAGGTCGTCTCCGTGGACGAGCTGGCCGCTCGCCGCAAGCGCAAGACCTCCTAGGAAACAAAGAACGAGCCCCGGGCTTCCTCTCTGGTGGAAGCCCGGGGCTATTTGTGTGCGCAACACAGTCGGGAGCGGCCCGCTGGCAAAAGACAAGGGTTCCGGCGGACACGATTCGTGCCGGCCGGAACCCTTCCGCGAGTCTGCCTCGCTTAAACGCCGCTTGCGTTGGCGATTGCGGTGGTCAGCTGCGCCGAGTCGGTGGCGTGCGTGACGGTGCCTCCCAGCTCGGTGGCCGCGATTGACAGCGACTCGTCGAGGTCATTCTGGCCAACAGCAATCACGTCAAGGGTGATATTGCCCGCGCTCCTGGCGGCGTCGATGGCCGCCTGGAGGTCGTAGGAATCCTCGGTACCGGAGACGATGAGAACCACGCGCAGAGGCTCGCCGTTGTTGGCCGCGGCCTTGAGCGCGGCAGACACCGCCGAGCGGGACTGAGGCACCCCGCCGGTGCCGAAGTGGAGCACGTCCTCGGCGGCGTTACGGCCGTTGGACGTGTCGTTGAAGCCGACGTTGGTGCGCCACCCCTGGTTGACGCGCTCCGAGATGGGGGAGGAGTAGTTCCACAGGTAGACCTGCTTGCCAGCGTCGCCGATCTTGAGCGCCGCATCGTGGATGTCGGACGCGGCCGCGGCGTACCAAGAGTGGTCGTCGAGCTCGGCGCCCATGACGTTGGAGGTATCGAGGAGGAACAGAGTGTCCTCGACGTTTGCCTTCGGGGCGGCGGTCTCGGTGCTCGAGGCGGAGGTGTTGGCGGTGACCTGGGCGAGAGCCTCGAAGGCCGCGACGCTGACCGAGGACGTCAGCGCGTTGGAGTCCGAGGAGGCGGACCTCGCCGCGAAGTCGGAGGCGGCGTCTGCCACCTCTTCGCTCACCTGGTCGTTGCCGCTGAGCGCCACCGCGCGCAGCGGGATCAGCACGTCGGAGCCGTCCTTTTGAGCCTTCACAAAAGTGTAGCCCTCGGGGAGCTGGTTTTCTGCCACGGCGATGTTGTCCTTGCCCTCGGCGACCACGTCGCTGACCTTGGCGTACGCGGAGGCGGTGACGGTAGTCGCCACGGAGGTGGCGTCAGCGCCCTTGGCGGTGGCCACAAAGGCGCTCACCATGGCGTTGCCTTTGCTGGCGTAGGTGATGGCCGCGTCGCTATCCCAGGTGTAGCCGGACTTCGTGGCCACGCCGACGGCCTCCGATCCCACGACGGGCCAGTCGGCGGTGGATGGCGTGCGATTGGCTACCTGGAGCGTGTCCACGGTTTCCTTGTCCGAGGAACCGCTGAGGTAGACGCCCGCGGAGTCGAGCGAACCGGAGGCGGTGGCGGTGACGCACTTTCCGCCTAGGACGCTCTTTGACTCGTTGTACTTGTCGACGAGCTGCTGGATGAGCTGGGGGGTGTCGCCTGCGACGGGGAGGGTGAGCTCGCCGGCGGTGCAGGAGGTGTCCTGTGCGTTGTTCGTCGACGCGGCGTGCCGCGACATGAGCCACCACGCGAAAAGCGCGGCGACGACCACGATGGCTAGGACCATCACGATGAAGGAACCCGCGACCCGGTTGTTTCTTGCGCCCGTGGAGTGACGTGCCACTATTCTTTCAAGCCTTTCTTTCCTCGGCGGGCAGCTGAAGTGCCCTTAAGCTTAAGCAGGCCTGCCGAACGGAACCGGTGGTGGACCAGGCGTAGGCGTCTCCGGCTGCGTGTCCGTGTCACTTCCTACCGCGGCAAACTGCCACTCAGTCTAGCCTGCCCAGCGCCTGGTTCAGGGCCGCGACAAGCCGGTGTCGGAGAACCTCTCCTCGATTTGCCAGTTCCCTCTGCCTCGCGACGTACTCGGCCTTGCCCTCCGGCGTCTCGATGGGCACGACCCCAAATCCGTAACCGCGGCAGTCATACGGGCTGGCCTCCATGTCGAGGATCCGGGCGTCGCGCGCGAGCTCGAAGGTGTCCAGCCACAGCTCGCCGGGAACGATGGGGCCGAGCTTCGCCGCCCACTTGTAGAGGTCCATCGTCGCGTGCAAGCAGCCACGCTGCTCATAAGCCGGCTGGCTCTCGCGGGTGAGCACCCGGAGATTGAGCGGACGGGCGGACGGAGTGAAAAACCGAAAGGCGTCGAAATGCGTGCAGCGGATGCTGTTGTCCTCGACGACCTGGTTAGTTCCCTCCGCACCCAGCCGGAGGGGGAGGTCGTGGCGCGGGTGGTTGGTGCGGTAGACCATCGCCCACTCGTGCAGGCCGAAGCAGTCGAAGTGCGCCGGGTTGGTCATGGTACGGGAGAGGAGATCGAGGATGAAAGCCCAGGACGATCCCCTGACTTGACGCAAGCCCGCCACGTCGACCGTTACTCCCTCGGCACGGTGCGTATAACCCTTCCACTCGGAATGCGGCGGCTTACCCTCTAGCGCCACACCCACGCCCGGGTGCCAACGGTGCAGGTGGGAGACGCGGACGGGGTAGTACTCGAAGAGGAAGTCATAGACCGGGTGCTTCGTTCCCGCGCGGCGCCTGGCCATGTGCTTGCGCGTGAACCCCTCGGCCCGCTTGTCGTGCGCCCGCATCTGCTCGCGCCACTCGGCCTCGGACAAGACCGTGAGGACGTCGGGGCGGGTCCTAGCCATTTCTTCCTCTCTACTCATCAAACGGGATTACTTGCCGGCCTCGTGGGTCCAATCGGAGAAGGTGCCCACGTATTCCTCGATGAGGTCTTCCAGGGTGATCACGCCGAGCAGCTCGCCGCGGTCGCGGACCTGCGCCATGTGCGCGGACTTGCGGTGCATGGCGTGCAGGGCCTCCTCCAGGGTGCCCGAGGCGTCGACGATGGACAGCGGACGGATCTCGGAGCGGTGAATGAGCTGGTCCGGGGCGTCCGTTTCGAATCGGTCGAGGACGTCCTTGACGTGGATGTAGCCGACGTAGGAGCCGTCCTTGCCGATCACCGGGAAGCGGGAGAATCCGGTCTCGGCCACGGCGGCCTCTACCTCGCTGAGCTTCGGCCCTCGCTGGCCGAAATCTAGGGTGCGCACCTTGTCCGTGGGGATGAGGACCTCGGTGAGCGAGCGGGACTCGGAGCGCAGCGCCTTGCGGAGGCGGGCGGTCTCTTCAGCGTCGAGAAGCCCCTCGGAGCTGGACTCGGAGATCATGCTTGCGAGTTGAGACTGGTCGACGGTGCTGTCCAGCTCGTCCTTTTGCTCGATGCCGAATGCCTTGAGGGTGATGCGGGCGATGCCGTTGAGCATGACCACGATCGGGCGGGAGATGCGCATTAACGCGATGAGCACCGGGCTTAGCCAGATGGCCAACGTCTCGGGGCCGGTCAGAGCGATGTTCTTGGGCACCATCTCACCGAACAGGATGTGAAGGAAGGTGATCAGCGCGAGCGCGATGACAAACGAGACCGGGTGCAGCAGGTGCTCCGGTAGTCCGAGCGCGTCGAAGGGCTCGGAGATGAAGTGCGCGATGGCGGGCTCGGCGACCTTACCCAGGATGAGCGAGCAGATCGTGATGCCCAGCTGGCAGGTGGCCAGCAGGATCGAGAGGTGCTCGGTGGCGTACAGGACGCGGGTGGCGCCCCGGCGCCCCTGGGCGATGAGGTTTTCGATACGGTCCTTGCGCGAGGAGATGAGCGCGAACTCGGAGGCGACGAAGAACGCGTTGGCCAAAAGCAGGCCAGCGATCATCGCGATGGTGGTGAAGATCGACATTAGTTCGCGGCCTCCCGGGCAGACTTTTCGAACGCGGCGGCTTCCTCGTCGCTGATCGGCGAGAGGATGACGGTGTCCACGCGGCGGTCCTCCATGACCGTGACCTTTGCCATCCAGCGCCCGTCGTAGCCGGACTCAAACTCGGCCCTAAACGGGTTGTCGCTCTGCGGGAGGATCAGCTCATCGCCGGGGGCGGGGATCCGGCCAAGCTTCGCCATGACTAGGCCGCCCAAGGTTTCGTAGGGGCCCTCGGGAGCGATGTAGCCGACCTTCTCGGACAGCTCGTCCATGCGGACCAGGCCGGACACGGACCAGCTGGTGCCGAAGCGCTGGAAGTCGCGCTCCGCCTCGGCGTCGTCGTGCTCGTCGTAGACCTCGCCAAGGATCTCCTCGACGACGTCCTCGATGGTGATGAGCCCCGCGGTGCCGCCGTACTCGTCGGCCACGAGGATGACCTGGGAGCCGGCGGAGCGAACCGCGTTGAGCACCGAATCGCCGTCGAGGGACTCCGGCACGACCGGAATGGGACGGGCGAGATCTCGCAGGAGCACCGACCCGCGCTGGGAGGCCTCCACCGCGAACGCGTCCTTGTAGTGGACCACGCCGATGGTGTCGTCGAGGTCGCCCCGGATGACGGGGAAGCGGGAGTGGCCGGTCTCGATGGCGAGCGCGATAAGGTCGAGGACGGTGTCGTCGTCGTGGAGGGTCTCCACCGTCGAGCGCGGGGTCATGAGCTCCTCCGCTGTGACGTCACCGAACTTCAGCGAGCGGTCGAGCACGAGCGCCGTGGTGCGTTCCAAGCCTCCCTGCTCGGCGGAGTTGCGCACGAGCGCGGTGAGCTCCTGGGTCGAGCGCGCAGATGCCAGCTCGTCGGCGGGCTCGATGCCGAGCCTGCAGACGGTCCAGTTGGCGGAGAAATTCAGCATCTTGATAAACCCCTTGAACACCGTGTTGAAGGCGTTGACGGGGCCGACGACAAAGCGGGCGGTGTCCATAGGGTTGGTGATCGCGAGGTTCTTGGGCACCAGCTCGCCGAAGACCATCGACAGCAGCGTGGCGACGAACAGTGCCAGCACGAGCGCGATGGTGGAGGTGGCGGACTCGGGCACGCCTAAAAGCTCCAGCAGCGGGGTGAAGAACTTGTCCAGGATCGGCTCTGCCAGGTAACCGGTGGCCAGCGTGGTCACCGTGATGCCCAGCTGGGCTCCCGAGAGAACGAAAGAGAGGTTTTGGTGGTCGCGCTTGACGGCCTTCGAGCGTTTGTCGCCGCGCTGGGCAACCTCCGCCTCGATGGTCGAGCGCTCGAGACCCGTGAGCGCGAACTCGATGGCCACGAATAGGCCGGTACTCGCCGTCAGCAGCACGAAGCCGATGAGCGAGAGGATGCTGATGAATATGTCCATGTCGGTGTCGCGGCGCCTAGGCCGCTCGTAGACCGTCCTTCTTGTGCTTGTCGACGCCCACCTTCAGGATTGCACCTCGAAAATTGAGGATGGGGCCGGCGAACAGGGGAGTATAAAGGTGCACCTTCCTCATCTTGAACGAAAAGACGAGGTGCGAGGTTCCGCCGCTCCGAAAAGTGGCGAAAATGACTAGCCCCGCTTGCCCGATCCGCGTTCCACGCGCGGGTTGCCGCCCCAGCCCTGACGCTTCTTCGAGGAGCTGCGGCGCCTGCGCTGAGGCGCGCCACCCTCGTGCGGCTGCTGCTTGCCACCCCTAGGGCTCTTGCCCTGGGCACCGCCCGACTTCCGCCCGGCCTCGGATCTGTGGGGCTTCTCCGCCTTGCTGTTGTGAGCCTTTTGCACGTGCTCGCTGAATGCGGGCAACGCCGCACCGGCGAACTTGCGCGCGCCGGTGATCTGGGCTAGCTCGGGGGAGTCCTCGTGGACCTTCACGCGGGTGGCCTCGACCCCGGCCTTTTTCAGAAGCGAGTCGACCTCTTTTACCTGCTCGTCCATGACGAGGGTGACCACGCGTCCCGTGGCCCCGGCGCGCGCGGTGCGGCCTGCGCGGTGAAGGTAGGCCTTGTGCTCGGCGGGCGGGTCGATGTGGACCACGAGGTCGACGTCGTCGATGTCGATGCCGCGGGCCGCGATGTCGGTGGCCACGAGAACGGGCACGGAGCCGTCGGCGAAACCCGCGAGCGCCGTGGTGCGGCTGCCCTGGCCCTTGTCGCCGTGCAGACCCGCGGCGTTGATGCCGATGCGGCGCAGCTTCTTCACCTGGCGGTCGACGCCGTGCTTGGTGCGCATGAACATGATGGTCTTGCCCTCGCGGGCGCCGATGCGCAACACGACCTCGTTGCGGGTGTCGCGGCCGCCGACCAACAGCGCGAAGTGCTCCATCGTGTCCACGGTGGCCTCCACCGGCGCGGTGGAGTGCGTGACCGGGTCGTGCATGAACTCGCGGACGAGCTTGTCCACCTCCTTGTCCAGGGTGGCGGAGAACAGTAGGCGCTGGCCGCCCTCGGGGGTCAGGCGCAGCAGCTTGCGTACCTGGGGCAGGAAGCCCATGTCGGCCATCTGGTCGGCCTCGTCGAGGGCGGTGACCTCGACCTGGTTGAGGAAGAGCTGCTTCTGGTTGACTAGGTCCTGGGCGCGGCCCGGGGTGGCGACAAGCAAGTCGACCGGCGCGGCCAGCTGGCGGATCTGCCGGTTGATGTTGACGCCGCCTACGACCTCGATGACCCGAAGCCCCAGCGCCTGGGCGAAGCCCTGGAGGCGCTCGGAGATCTGGGCGGCCAGCTCGCGGGTGGGGGCGAGCACGAGCCCGCGCGGGTGGGCGGGGCGGGAGGCGCCGGACTGGGACAGACGCGCGAGCATGGGCAGGCCGAAGGTGAAGGTCTTGCCGGAGCCCGTGGGACCGCGGCCGAGCACGTCCTTGCCGGCGAGCGCGTCGGGGATCGCCGCCTCCTGGATGGGGAAGGGGGAGGTGATTCCGTCGTCCGCGAGCTCGCGGACGACTTCGTTAGGGAGGCCGAGGTCGGCGAAGGTGCTCATTGCGTCAATCTTAGCCCACCCAGAAAACAATCCCCAAGATGGCCAAACGGCCCCGCTCCCGATGTGGGGTGCGAGGCCGGAGGCGTCGACAAGCGGAATGCGAAGGGGTTTAGGCCTCGATCTCGGTGCGGTCGCCGGACCAAAGCGTGTGGAAAGTGCCTTCCTTGTCCACGCGCTTGTAGGTGTGGGCGCCGAAGAAGTCGCGCTGACCCTGGATGAGCGCGGCGGGCAGGCGCTCGGCGCGGAGGCTGTCGTAGTAGGACAGCGAGGAGGCGAACACCGGGATCGGCTGGCCGATCTGGGTGGCGGCGATGACCACGCGGCGCCAGGAGTCGACCAGTCCCTCAAGCTCGCCCTTGAAGTACGGGTCGAGCAGCAGGGACTCGACGTCCGGGTTGGTGTCGTAGGCCTCGCGGATGCGGTTCAAGAACTTCGCGCGGATGATGCAGCCGCCGCGCCAGATGGTGGCCAGGTCGCGGGGGTCGACGCCCCAGTTGTACTCGGCGGAGCCGGCCTTGATCTCGTCGAAGCCCTGCGCGTAGGCGACCAGCTTGGAGGCGTAGAGGGCGCGGCGAACGTCCTCGACGAACGTTGCCTTGTCGACGCCAAGGCTCTCCAGCGTGGTGAGCTCGCCGGACGGCAGGTTGCCGACGGTGGCGGCGCGCTGCGCGGAGGCTCCGGACAGGGCGCGGGCGAAGACGGCCTCGCCGATGCCGGTGACCGGGATTCCCAGGTCGAGGGCGGCCTTGACCGTCCAGCGGCCGGTGCCCTTCTGGCCCGCGGCGTCGACGATGACGTCGATGAGCGGCTTGCCGGTCTCCGCATCGACCTGCGAGAGCACCTCGGCGGTGATCTCGATGAGGTAGGAATCGAGGTCGCCCTCGTTCCAGGTCTTGAACGTCTCGGAGATCTCCGCGGGGGTCATGCCGGCGCCGTAGCGCAGCAGCTGGTAGGCCTCGCCGATGACCTGCATGTCGGCGTACTCGATGCCGTTGTGGACCATCTTGACGAAGTGGCCAGCGCCGTCGGGGCCGATGTGGGTCACGCACGGGGTGCCATCGACGTTGGCGGCGATGGACTCGAGCAGCGGGCCGAGGGCCTCCCACGACTTGGCCGGGCCGCC
This is a stretch of genomic DNA from Corynebacterium vitaeruminis DSM 20294. It encodes these proteins:
- a CDS encoding MerR family transcriptional regulator: MPERPVQESLFDIGPDEEVGYRVPIACQVAGITYRQLDYWARTKLVEPSIRMARGSGSQRLYSFKDILVLKIVKRLLDTGISLQNIRLAVDKLRDRGVDDLAQITLVSDGTTVYECRSNEEVIDLLGGGQGVFGIAVPGIVRELSGTISSFPSERIDAFGSEPSEKVVSVDELAARRKRKTS
- a CDS encoding vWA domain-containing protein, translating into MARHSTGARNNRVAGSFIVMVLAIVVVAALFAWWLMSRHAASTNNAQDTSCTAGELTLPVAGDTPQLIQQLVDKYNESKSVLGGKCVTATASGSLDSAGVYLSGSSDKETVDTLQVANRTPSTADWPVVGSEAVGVATKSGYTWDSDAAITYASKGNAMVSAFVATAKGADATSVATTVTASAYAKVSDVVAEGKDNIAVAENQLPEGYTFVKAQKDGSDVLIPLRAVALSGNDQVSEEVADAASDFAARSASSDSNALTSSVSVAAFEALAQVTANTSASSTETAAPKANVEDTLFLLDTSNVMGAELDDHSWYAAAASDIHDAALKIGDAGKQVYLWNYSSPISERVNQGWRTNVGFNDTSNGRNAAEDVLHFGTGGVPQSRSAVSAALKAAANNGEPLRVVLIVSGTEDSYDLQAAIDAARSAGNITLDVIAVGQNDLDESLSIAATELGGTVTHATDSAQLTTAIANASGV
- a CDS encoding hemolysin family protein, which codes for MSIFTTIAMIAGLLLANAFFVASEFALISSRKDRIENLIAQGRRGATRVLYATEHLSILLATCQLGITICSLILGKVAEPAIAHFISEPFDALGLPEHLLHPVSFVIALALITFLHILFGEMVPKNIALTGPETLAIWLSPVLIALMRISRPIVVMLNGIARITLKAFGIEQKDELDSTVDQSQLASMISESSSEGLLDAEETARLRKALRSESRSLTEVLIPTDKVRTLDFGQRGPKLSEVEAAVAETGFSRFPVIGKDGSYVGYIHVKDVLDRFETDAPDQLIHRSEIRPLSIVDASGTLEEALHAMHRKSAHMAQVRDRGELLGVITLEDLIEEYVGTFSDWTHEAGK
- a CDS encoding hemolysin family protein, whose amino-acid sequence is MDIFISILSLIGFVLLTASTGLFVAIEFALTGLERSTIEAEVAQRGDKRSKAVKRDHQNLSFVLSGAQLGITVTTLATGYLAEPILDKFFTPLLELLGVPESATSTIALVLALFVATLLSMVFGELVPKNLAITNPMDTARFVVGPVNAFNTVFKGFIKMLNFSANWTVCRLGIEPADELASARSTQELTALVRNSAEQGGLERTTALVLDRSLKFGDVTAEELMTPRSTVETLHDDDTVLDLIALAIETGHSRFPVIRGDLDDTIGVVHYKDAFAVEASQRGSVLLRDLARPIPVVPESLDGDSVLNAVRSAGSQVILVADEYGGTAGLITIEDVVEEILGEVYDEHDDAEAERDFQRFGTSWSVSGLVRMDELSEKVGYIAPEGPYETLGGLVMAKLGRIPAPGDELILPQSDNPFRAEFESGYDGRWMAKVTVMEDRRVDTVILSPISDEEAAAFEKSAREAAN
- a CDS encoding DEAD/DEAH box helicase, whose product is MSTFADLGLPNEVVRELADDGITSPFPIQEAAIPDALAGKDVLGRGPTGSGKTFTFGLPMLARLSQSGASRPAHPRGLVLAPTRELAAQISERLQGFAQALGLRVIEVVGGVNINRQIRQLAAPVDLLVATPGRAQDLVNQKQLFLNQVEVTALDEADQMADMGFLPQVRKLLRLTPEGGQRLLFSATLDKEVDKLVREFMHDPVTHSTAPVEATVDTMEHFALLVGGRDTRNEVVLRIGAREGKTIMFMRTKHGVDRQVKKLRRIGINAAGLHGDKGQGSRTTALAGFADGSVPVLVATDIAARGIDIDDVDLVVHIDPPAEHKAYLHRAGRTARAGATGRVVTLVMDEQVKEVDSLLKKAGVEATRVKVHEDSPELAQITGARKFAGAALPAFSEHVQKAHNSKAEKPHRSEAGRKSGGAQGKSPRGGKQQPHEGGAPQRRRRSSSKKRQGWGGNPRVERGSGKRG
- the gndA gene encoding NADP-dependent phosphogluconate dehydrogenase, with the protein product MTENSKLAEIGVVGLAVMGSNLARNFAHKGHTVAVYNRSFSKTQALMDNHGSEGTFIPSETIEEFVASLEKPRRAIIMVQAGPATDAVINQLADAMEEGDIIIDGGNSLYTDTIRREKEIAERGLNFVGAGISGGEEGALNGPAIMPGGPAKSWEALGPLLESIAANVDGTPCVTHIGPDGAGHFVKMVHNGIEYADMQVIGEAYQLLRYGAGMTPAEISETFKTWNEGDLDSYLIEITAEVLSQVDAETGKPLIDVIVDAAGQKGTGRWTVKAALDLGIPVTGIGEAVFARALSGASAQRAATVGNLPSGELTTLESLGVDKATFVEDVRRALYASKLVAYAQGFDEIKAGSAEYNWGVDPRDLATIWRGGCIIRAKFLNRIREAYDTNPDVESLLLDPYFKGELEGLVDSWRRVVIAATQIGQPIPVFASSLSYYDSLRAERLPAALIQGQRDFFGAHTYKRVDKEGTFHTLWSGDRTEIEA